A genomic stretch from Dissulfurispira thermophila includes:
- a CDS encoding GAF domain-containing sensor histidine kinase: MLYDTGDKSKIGSILLQKDTRLTEKLQRIVGIIAELLNVKRCSIMIVNPDDLTIEVKAATNPEIIGFKRKLSDVSIATRTLIDEKPFYADTKRRTFFKPLESSRYYSEDSLSIPIKYFDKKLGVINLTDSEEGKPFTVEQEVIAADIAQHLAPYIYAEQMKDALEKKAKKLEEANKRLLELDELKTNLTSFIVHDLKGPITTVMANLDMLSYESLTPEQFEYVNLAMEDIHKMQNMVMNILDVLKIEEGKITIYREETDIYALAKREISSLKNILSRRNIELTLKGDSHICYIDENLIGRVITNLLRNAIEYSPDGGKITLNIQYNENKKETLVSVVDQGKGVPDDIKLKIFDKFFQAKGETLQRKTSTGLGLTFCKLVIDAHGGRIWVEDVEGGGAKFIFTLPDIVIKEIG, from the coding sequence ATGTTATACGATACAGGCGACAAATCTAAAATCGGCAGTATTCTTTTACAAAAGGATACTAGATTAACTGAAAAACTACAAAGAATCGTCGGCATCATTGCAGAACTTCTAAATGTTAAAAGATGCTCCATAATGATAGTCAATCCTGATGACCTTACAATAGAAGTAAAGGCAGCCACAAATCCTGAGATAATTGGTTTTAAGAGAAAACTAAGTGATGTCTCAATTGCAACACGGACACTGATAGACGAAAAGCCATTCTATGCAGATACAAAAAGGAGGACATTTTTCAAACCTCTTGAATCCTCTCGATATTATTCCGAAGATTCTCTCTCTATCCCCATCAAATACTTCGATAAAAAACTTGGCGTTATAAACCTCACAGATTCAGAAGAAGGAAAGCCATTTACAGTAGAACAAGAGGTTATAGCAGCAGACATAGCCCAGCACCTGGCACCTTATATCTATGCAGAGCAGATGAAAGATGCACTCGAAAAAAAGGCAAAAAAACTCGAGGAAGCAAATAAACGGCTTTTGGAACTTGATGAACTAAAAACAAATCTCACAAGCTTTATTGTGCATGACCTCAAAGGACCTATTACCACGGTTATGGCAAATCTGGATATGCTAAGTTATGAATCTCTTACTCCCGAGCAGTTTGAGTATGTTAATCTTGCTATGGAGGATATTCATAAAATGCAGAATATGGTAATGAATATCCTTGATGTGTTAAAAATAGAAGAAGGTAAGATAACAATATATAGAGAAGAAACAGATATTTACGCTCTGGCAAAACGGGAAATATCATCTCTAAAAAATATCCTGTCACGCAGAAATATTGAACTCACACTCAAAGGGGATTCTCATATTTGCTATATAGATGAAAATCTCATAGGCAGGGTAATAACAAATCTTCTGAGAAATGCAATAGAGTATTCCCCTGATGGCGGAAAGATCACGCTGAACATTCAATACAATGAAAATAAAAAAGAGACATTGGTTAGTGTGGTAGATCAAGGCAAAGGAGTCCCTGATGATATTAAATTAAAAATATTCGATAAATTCTTTCAAGCAAAAGGAGAAACTCTTCAGAGAAAAACAAGTACAGGGCTTGGATTAACATTCTGCAAGCTTGTTATTGATGCACATGGTGGCAGAATCTGGGTAGAAGATGTCGAAGGTGGAGGTGCAAAATTTATTTTTACACTGCCTGACATTGTGATAAAGGAGATTGGCTGA
- a CDS encoding response regulator, with translation MAIPIEYLNINCLVVDDEASMRKTISNMLTRMGFKSIITAVDGKDALTIIQTSKIDLVICDINMPEMTGLELFKTVRENKKYNDIIFIFVTAEIKRHTVARAAEEGGAGYIIKPFVMATLEDKIAGVLNKKFKPSSIEMHLKSFEQYLESREMLSAENELKRALEIAPESPTIIYSFGRFHLIKGEPDKAIEYFKEAIAKKPLFVKAYDAIGKIYEDMGDIQSAIKYYEAAHEISSSNTDRLITLSKLYSKAGEINKAESILKDAVSDIRQDVSTSGHLMGEMYLSKNENEKALEILIKAYKKNPLDTSIMQSLAEAYRKVGQPEKAIEIYKEILKINNSNAFVYYNMGKTFIEMGIKDKAIDAIKKAWELNPFSKEITADLKALAERDKFDI, from the coding sequence ATGGCTATTCCTATAGAATACTTGAACATAAATTGTCTTGTTGTAGATGACGAGGCATCAATGCGCAAGACAATAAGCAATATGCTGACAAGAATGGGTTTTAAAAGCATTATAACTGCAGTCGATGGAAAAGATGCCCTGACAATTATCCAGACATCGAAGATAGACCTAGTTATCTGCGACATTAATATGCCAGAGATGACAGGACTCGAATTATTTAAAACAGTAAGGGAAAATAAAAAATATAATGACATAATTTTTATATTCGTTACAGCAGAGATAAAAAGGCATACAGTGGCAAGGGCAGCAGAAGAAGGGGGAGCTGGTTATATTATAAAGCCATTTGTCATGGCAACACTCGAAGATAAAATAGCAGGGGTATTGAACAAAAAATTCAAACCATCTTCAATTGAGATGCACCTGAAAAGCTTCGAGCAATATCTGGAAAGTAGAGAAATGCTTTCAGCAGAAAATGAACTCAAAAGGGCGCTCGAAATAGCACCTGAATCACCAACGATTATCTATAGCTTTGGCAGATTTCATCTCATCAAAGGAGAGCCTGACAAGGCAATCGAATACTTCAAAGAGGCAATCGCAAAAAAACCCCTGTTTGTAAAGGCATACGATGCCATTGGAAAGATATATGAAGATATGGGCGATATACAGTCTGCAATCAAATATTACGAGGCAGCCCATGAGATAAGTTCTTCAAATACTGATAGGCTAATTACATTAAGCAAGCTTTACAGTAAAGCAGGAGAAATAAATAAAGCAGAGAGCATATTAAAAGATGCTGTATCAGATATCAGACAAGATGTTTCAACATCAGGACATTTAATGGGAGAGATGTACCTTTCAAAAAACGAAAACGAAAAGGCACTCGAGATACTCATCAAGGCATACAAAAAGAATCCACTTGATACTTCCATAATGCAGAGCCTTGCAGAGGCATATAGAAAAGTGGGGCAGCCAGAAAAAGCAATAGAGATATATAAAGAAATACTAAAAATAAACAACAGCAATGCATTTGTATATTACAACATGGGCAAGACCTTCATTGAGATGGGCATTAAGGACAAGGCAATTGATGCAATTAAAAAGGCATGGGAACTAAATCCATTCTCAAAAGAGATAACAGCAGATCTAAAGGCACTTGCTGAAAGGGATAAGTTTGATATTTAA
- a CDS encoding undecaprenyl-diphosphate phosphatase, with protein sequence MSLIFKSIILGIVEGVTEFLPVSSTGHLILAGDILSFTGDNAKTFEIFIQLGAILSVIWMYRERIFSSIKEIGSEKKSNKFLLNIFTAFLPAAFIGLLTHSYIKRYLFNPLTVSFALIVGGIAILAVEKFVKKPVVFDINALSLKHAFGIGMAQALALFPGVSRAGATIMGAMCLGLERKTATEFSFFLAIPTMFAATSYDLLKNIHNLNLSDMPIFAVGFIVSFLSAIIVIKAFLGFIARHTFNSFAVYRIVFGLIILFYYL encoded by the coding sequence ATAAGTTTGATATTTAAGTCAATAATACTCGGCATTGTAGAAGGTGTTACAGAATTTCTACCTGTATCATCGACAGGACATCTTATCCTTGCTGGAGATATACTCAGTTTTACAGGTGATAATGCAAAAACATTTGAGATATTCATCCAACTTGGTGCAATACTATCTGTTATATGGATGTATCGTGAGCGGATTTTTTCATCCATAAAGGAAATTGGCTCAGAAAAAAAATCAAATAAATTTTTATTAAATATTTTCACTGCATTTTTACCTGCTGCATTTATTGGTCTGTTGACACATTCGTATATAAAACGATACTTATTCAACCCTTTGACTGTTTCCTTTGCCTTAATAGTAGGGGGTATCGCCATACTCGCTGTAGAAAAATTTGTCAAAAAACCTGTTGTATTTGATATTAATGCTCTCTCTCTAAAACATGCATTTGGCATTGGCATGGCACAGGCATTAGCTCTTTTTCCCGGGGTCTCAAGAGCAGGTGCAACAATAATGGGTGCTATGTGTCTCGGTCTTGAACGAAAAACAGCTACTGAATTTTCATTTTTTTTAGCAATACCAACCATGTTTGCTGCAACATCATATGATTTATTGAAAAACATTCATAATCTGAATTTATCTGATATGCCTATTTTTGCAGTTGGATTTATTGTTTCTTTTTTATCTGCAATAATTGTCATAAAGGCATTTTTAGGATTTATTGCGAGACATACATTCAATTCTTTTGCAGTATATCGCATTGTCTTTGGCTTGATTATACTTTTCTACTATCTGTGA